Below is a genomic region from Burkholderiales bacterium.
GGTGCGCTTGCGCGCCGAGTACATGCAGGACGCGGTTCCGGCGGGGGTTGGCGCAATGGCGGCGATACTCGGTCTAGACGATGACCAGGTCCGGGCAGCCTGCGCTCAGGCAAGCCGCGATGGCGAAGCGGCAGAGGCGGCCAACTTCAACGCGCCCGGGCAGGTTGTGGTCGCAGGTAACAAACCGGCGGTGGAACGGGCGATCGAGGCTGCCAAGGGCAAAGGTGCAAAGCGGGCCATGCTGTTGCCCATGAGTGTGCCGTCGCATTGCTCGCTGATGAAACCCGCCGCCGAACGCCTGCAAGCGTGGCTTGCAAGTGTGGTCATCCGGCGACCCTCGATTCCGGTCTATCAGAATGCCGACGTGGCGCCTGCCGCTTCGGAAGACGCCGTGAAGGCGGCGCTGGTGCGACAGCTTTGCCAGCCGGTGCGCTGGGTCGACACGATCAACACCCTGGTCGCGGGAGGCGCCGAGATCATCGTGGAATGCGGACCTGGAAAGGTGTTGACCGGGCTGAACAAGCGCATCGCGCCGGATGTGACCGCGCTGACGCTGGGCGATGCCGAGAGCTTCGAGGCCGCTTTGACGACCGTGAGGACGCGGCCAATACAGGGAGGATGAAGATGTTGCAGGGAAGGGTGGCGCTGGTCACGGGGGCGAGTCGCGGGATCGGAGCCGCGATCGGGCTCGCGCTGGGCCAAGCTGGCGCCAAGGTGCTCGGCACCGCAACGACGGAAAGTGGCGCGCAGTCCATCTCGGGGCGGCTCGCCGATGCAGGCATCGAAGGCGGCGGTCTGGTGCTGAACGTGACCGACGCGACCTCCTGCGAGCAGGTCGTCGCGGAGGCGGAGAAGCGCTTTGGCGCAATCCATGTGCTGGTAAACAACGCGGGCGTCACGCGCGACAATCTGCTCATGCGAATGAAGGATGCCGAGTGGGATGAGATCATGGACGTGAACCTGAAGTCGGTCTACCGATTATCCAAGCTGGTCATTCGCTCTATGATCAAGGCCCGCTATGGCCGCATCGTCAACCTGACGTCCGTCGTCGGCTTTACCGGCAACGCCGGACAGACCAACTATGCGGCGGCAAAGGCCGGCATCGTCGGCTTCAGCAAGGCTCTGGCGCGCGAAGTGGGC
It encodes:
- the fabD gene encoding ACP S-malonyltransferase; this encodes MGLAFVFPGQGSQSVGMMKAYEALPSVRETFGEASAALGADLWKLVAEGPADQLNLTVNTQPVMLVAGVALYRAWRAAGGPVPSSLAGHSLGEYSALVVAGAIDFAEAVRLVRLRAEYMQDAVPAGVGAMAAILGLDDDQVRAACAQASRDGEAAEAANFNAPGQVVVAGNKPAVERAIEAAKGKGAKRAMLLPMSVPSHCSLMKPAAERLQAWLASVVIRRPSIPVYQNADVAPAASEDAVKAALVRQLCQPVRWVDTINTLVAGGAEIIVECGPGKVLTGLNKRIAPDVTALTLGDAESFEAALTTVRTRPIQGG
- the fabG gene encoding 3-oxoacyl-ACP reductase FabG, with the translated sequence MKMLQGRVALVTGASRGIGAAIGLALGQAGAKVLGTATTESGAQSISGRLADAGIEGGGLVLNVTDATSCEQVVAEAEKRFGAIHVLVNNAGVTRDNLLMRMKDAEWDEIMDVNLKSVYRLSKLVIRSMIKARYGRIVNLTSVVGFTGNAGQTNYAAAKAGIVGFSKALAREVGSRNITVNCVAPGFIDTDMTRTLPDAQKQAMLAGVPLGRFGLPEEVAAAVVFLASDGAGYVTGSTIHVNGGMLMD